A region from the Corallococcus silvisoli genome encodes:
- a CDS encoding alpha/beta fold hydrolase has product MPTTNATDGTPLHYRVLGEGSRDVVLVHGWMVSGAVWDAMLEKLDLTGLRLIVPDHRGSGKSGRPASGYTLAQYAKDVMAVADHAGAKRFALVGHSMGGQIAKWVAADAPERITGLVLLNTVPASGLPLPSDAAGLFRTSAGDREKQRTILSLACKELSPESLERLLQDSGEVARDAIEQCFDSWTAGGFADRLSAITAATLVVATDDPFLPPSFLKQSVVALIRGARLAHLPGPGHYPQVERPTETAALVSAFLAGSSAQA; this is encoded by the coding sequence ATGCCCACGACGAACGCGACGGACGGAACACCCCTGCACTATCGGGTGCTCGGAGAGGGTTCGCGCGACGTGGTGCTGGTGCACGGGTGGATGGTGTCCGGCGCGGTGTGGGACGCGATGTTGGAGAAGCTGGACCTGACGGGGCTGCGGCTCATCGTCCCGGACCACCGCGGCTCCGGGAAGTCCGGGCGGCCGGCGTCGGGGTACACGCTGGCGCAGTACGCGAAGGACGTCATGGCCGTGGCGGACCACGCGGGGGCGAAGCGCTTCGCGCTGGTGGGCCACAGCATGGGCGGGCAGATCGCCAAGTGGGTGGCGGCCGACGCGCCCGAGCGCATCACCGGCCTGGTGCTGCTCAACACGGTGCCCGCGTCGGGCCTGCCGCTGCCTTCGGACGCGGCCGGGCTGTTCCGCACGTCCGCGGGGGACCGGGAGAAGCAGAGGACCATCCTGAGTCTGGCCTGCAAGGAGCTCTCCCCCGAGTCGTTGGAGCGGCTGCTCCAGGACTCCGGCGAGGTGGCGCGGGACGCCATCGAGCAGTGCTTCGATTCCTGGACGGCGGGCGGCTTCGCGGACCGGCTGTCCGCCATCACGGCGGCCACGTTGGTGGTGGCCACGGATGATCCGTTCCTGCCGCCCTCGTTCCTGAAGCAGTCGGTGGTGGCGCTCATTCGCGGCGCGCGGCTGGCGCACCTGCCGGGGCCGGGGCACTACCCCCAGGTGGAGCGTCCGACGGAGACGGCGGCGCTGGTGTCGGCCTTCCTCGCGGGCAGCTCCGCGCAGGCCTGA
- a CDS encoding molybdopterin-dependent oxidoreductase, with amino-acid sequence MSERILTRRHVLLGAAALGTSACDSSRPREGFLGVMERFNKRVQTGLFSPTRLAPEEPVARLTPPGDFPKYFISETVPLAPADWRLEVGGLVSRPRTFSVEELRRLPRTDFRIRHHCVEGWTAVASWHGVRIIDLAQAVGADPRAGFVEFRSFDQGYYSSWDAPSALHPQTVLAYGMNGQPLTPGHGAPLRLYSGVKLGYKMVKYLTTVHFLPEATGGTWEDRGYEWFAGV; translated from the coding sequence ATGTCTGAGCGCATCCTCACCCGCCGCCACGTCCTCCTGGGCGCCGCCGCGCTCGGCACCAGCGCGTGTGACTCCAGCCGTCCCCGCGAGGGCTTCCTCGGCGTGATGGAGCGCTTCAACAAGCGCGTCCAGACCGGCCTCTTCAGCCCCACCCGGCTCGCCCCCGAGGAACCCGTCGCGCGCCTCACCCCGCCCGGCGACTTCCCCAAGTACTTCATCTCCGAAACCGTGCCCCTGGCCCCCGCGGACTGGCGCCTGGAGGTGGGCGGGCTCGTGTCCCGGCCGCGCACCTTCTCCGTGGAGGAGCTGCGACGGCTGCCCCGGACGGACTTCCGGATCCGCCACCACTGCGTGGAAGGCTGGACCGCGGTGGCGTCGTGGCACGGCGTGCGCATCATCGACCTGGCTCAGGCCGTGGGCGCCGACCCGCGCGCGGGCTTCGTGGAGTTCCGCTCGTTCGACCAGGGCTACTATTCGTCATGGGATGCGCCCAGCGCGCTGCATCCGCAGACGGTGCTCGCGTACGGCATGAACGGCCAGCCGCTGACGCCCGGCCACGGCGCGCCCCTGCGCCTCTATTCGGGCGTGAAGCTGGGCTACAAGATGGTGAAGTACCTCACCACCGTGCACTTCCTCCCAGAGGCCACGGGAGGCACCTGGGAGGACCGCGGCTACGAGTGGTTCGCGGGCGTGTAG